The following DNA comes from Xiphias gladius isolate SHS-SW01 ecotype Sanya breed wild chromosome 10, ASM1685928v1, whole genome shotgun sequence.
AACCTGTAATTTGCTACAATTCTCTGTGTCTCAACTCACgttccatttttcttctttggatGCCCACAGATAAATATATGTCTCCCTGCTTTTTTGCTAAATcagaaaatgactttttaatttgctttaatcttcacaaatcaaatccaaaataaatcaaattagcTATTTAAATCCACAAATATAAATTCAATTACAAGATTGTGTagtatatatactatactaATACCAgcatattttccttttgaaagATCAAAATAACACTGCACACACTTTTGAATACAATTCAAGATAACCAAAGTTGTTTGactgtacaaaaaaattcaTCATAAATCTGTTTTGCAACAGCAGGTAAGCTCATagtataataaaaatacagtatagtatatatatGGCAGCTATGTACAGTTTTCTTTGCCACTGTAAATCATGGGATTTTTATTACCATGAAACATAGATGCAGTGTCACAATATTGGATGCCAGAGGAGAAACATAGCTCAGACATTATTACTTCTGTTTCCTGGTTTCACCAGATATCCAggcaaatctaaaaaaaaaaaaaaaaaaagaaagaaagaaaataaaataaaaaaaaactgttacttCTCTAATGGGAAACGATAATCTCATTATCATATGTTTCACTTATGCATCGGCAGGCACAGTGGCGAAGCCTACTAATCTCAAGTTTGGGTGTGAGAAGTTACACCCTAAACACCCCAGAAGAGCTTGTTAGGCTCTGAATATATGTTCATTACTGTGACTCCTCTATTGTTTTTCATGCCCTACTTTGTGCAGAACAACACCTCTGTGAGGATTTAAATAATGTGTCTTGTGTCTCATCAGTTAATTTTACAATCTGATAAAATGCATTGATAGAGTCAGTGGACTccactgtacattttgtttatgtacTTTTGCTCGCCAGACTTCTGCTTTTGAGCTTGTACTTCACACAGGAAGAGCAGAAGGACTGTTGCAATTCAGACTTCAGCTCTTTAAGTATGCAGAAATTCACTGGCAAGAAAATGTGTCTGAGACCACATTAAAGTTTCTCAGTAGCTAAGCCGAGCGTGTGGAGCCACCAACACATTACATTAGATCAAAATACTGCATGTTATGTAACCTTTAATCAGTGGCAGGAAGAGAGGTGAAGTTTTTCAGGCACAAgtaactactactactacacaCAGTCCACTGAATCAGTCCATTTCAGGTTCTCATTGCTCGCTCTGAAGTCTCTGGCTTTGATTCTTGCTGTCCATAGAGATCTGAGAGGTGACCGTGTGTGAGCACCCTTTTCCCCTTCTTAACTTTTGAATGTGGTCCATTATGAACCTTCTAAACTTCCTCgtggcaaaaaaataaactacGGGATCCAAAATGCAGTTGAGGCCCATGAGTAACAATGTGATCTGATGTGCGTCGTTGAGCATCTGACGAGTCTTCTCGTCCCAGTTCACGCAGCCCCAGCCCTCTGGGATCCTCAACACCGCCAGCGTCCAGAAGCCTTGGATTACATGGTGGGGCAGgaaacacagaacaaacactCCGACCACTGTCAACAACATCTGGAGAGCCCTCCGTTTCACCCCTCTGGGCCTTTTAGTTTCAGTGTACCTCTTGGCCTTTCTGGACACAATTGTTGTAGATCTGCATTCTGACTGAGGAGCATTTTGAGAAAGTAACACACGAGCAATAAGGGAATTGCACAccaccacaagaaaaaaaacaacaaaaaacattccaaTTATTGCAAAATGAGTGGCAGCCACTGTTCTTTTCCACTGATCGGTGTCATTTTGGTACCCCTCGAAACAGCGAGTGACATTTGTGGTAGTTTGGGTCCCAGGAGACACCAGATATGGAACTGCCATCAGTATGGTCAACACCCAGATGACCATGGACACGGTGATCCCACGACACCTGTGGTCTGAAGAGGCCGCATCCAGAGGCTTGGTGACTGCCCAGTACCGGTTGACACTGATGGCTCCGAGGAAGAGGATGGAGCAGTAGGTGTTGATGAAAAACAACGACCCTGTCAGACGGCACATGAAGTCTGTGTAGACCCAGTCACCACCACGACTATAATAGCCAATCCAGAAGGGAAgggcacacacaaaaaggagaTCGGCAATAGTAAGGTTGGTCATGTAGATGCGGATTTCACCCATAGCCCTGGCGCCACGGAGGCAGTGCAGGACAAAGAGCACGTAGAGATTAGCAAAGACACCCAGGATTAAGATGATGCCATAGACAACTGGAAAGAGGACATAGCGAAACTCAGAGTCCAGAAAGGCTGAGCTATTACTGGCTGTAGGGCCCGAACAAGAGGTCAGGACAGCTCGTTCTGTGGTTGATGCCAGCATTTCCATCTGTGGGAGACACAACATATTAGCATCAGTGTAACACAACATACAGCATTCTGGTGGTGCTTTTAGTTCAAAGGAGTATATCTGAGCAGCCGACTGAATCAAAGTTTTAGTCTAAAAGAGTTTCACTTTGGTGCTTAGATTTGgatgtatgtactgtatgtgtgagtctTTTGTAAGTTCTCTCTGAAGGTGTTATGGGTAGGAAGGGGGTCGTTGAAGGGTAACTGTTTGCGGAGTCGctctttaattttcttattgCTTTTTGCTATTGCTTAAGCACATTTTCTGAAACACTTGTGCAGTTCTCAAAACATTAAGAGCAATCACCACACCATTTCATACTGTGCGCTGAAAGAGCTCATTTGTCTCGCACTCAACATTTAACTTATGTGTCAAGAGTAAATTACTTCATCCACTTGAGTGTCCACACGTCCCTTTATCATTGCCTAAGTCAAGGAAGTCAAATGCCACATGATCACTGTTCAcctaaatgtatgtatgtaatgtatgtcCCCTGTTCACAGTAGAAACACCGTATGAATTAGtaatgtaaaaactaaaaaatagaaatgtctCAGTAAAACATACACATGTAAATTAGGaactatttatttaaaaaaaaacaaaatgtaaatccTCTATTTATCTGATATTTGGCcttataatacacacacacaacaaatgtcATGGTGAAACCCTCCCCTACGTGTCTTTGCTTTGACGTACTCATTGACACCATGTTGACTGTGCCCTGTCTCtcttacagtatttacagtctCCGTAGAAGACTATTATTTCAATAAAAGTAACACAGGAACTCCGGGGAAAGGAGCCAAATGCAGATACACAAGACCGGCTGATGCGGTGAAGGtgtttaaatacacaaaatcGGGCTCACAGGTAGACGGATGAATGAACAGGTAGGTGagttgaaaaaatgaacaagcaGGAGGAAACAACACAAGGGACGATACAAAGGAACAAAAATAGATTCACTGAGAACTCCGGAGCTTACAGAGGAATCTAAACAGATAAAGTGAGTCAGGGGAACACAGAGGCTAAATACACAATGACGGTAAGGGATAACAGAGAACAGGTGACACCAATCAGGGCAGAGCAAACTATCAAATTAGGTGGGAAACACACAGGGCAAAGACTGACTCAAAGGGGAGATCGTGACAAAATGTCTGAAATCACAGTGAGCACTGTCTCAGAATTGAAACAGAAAGTCACATACGTGAGCCAGAGTTCAACTGCCATTGATCAAGAGGCATAAATGAACTGCCGTTTGAAATGCAAACTCAAAACATCTGGAGGCTTTAGAGGAGAGTTCTACCCTGCATTTGTTTCCGCGATTACAATaaatctgtgtgtctgcagctccTGACCGGGTAATGTCGGAAGGTTGGTGTCATTCATGCTGTAtgttcatttacagtaaaatagtAATCCTGCTGTTTTCATAACAGGTGACAAAATCAAACATCCCCCATGGAAAATATCATTCCTTACATTGTTTCCGCAAAGAGTTTGGCAGAAATGTTTCCAGTTCATCCTTAACATGCTTGATGAGTCCTTTACACACACTTTAGtctttcacagtttttttcaaaatcgGTGGTGTTTACATCTCAGTTTCTAAATGACATAGTCAgagaaattcagaaaaatgttattCCAATATATAAATAGTTGATTTGTCTTAAAATGATCTGTTTCAATAATTTGaatatactttaaaaaatgtaaatgtattttctctgtgAATATGTTGCCGTGTAATCAACCAAATAATCTGATCATTTTCCAAACTCTGCCTCTAATATAAATAACGaattttgctgtgttttctagccatggatatacagtatgcccGCCACATAAGTAGACACCCCTGCGATGAAGAAATGCAATTAAAAGTGAAGCAACATCAAAAACGGAAGAAGACCTCCACAAGGATCCTCTTTTCTGCAGAATAGAGGCAGAAAAAGCTCGAGGGGGTGCATTAGCAGTTCCTGTGTATTTATCGTTCTAGAGAAACGGTCTAATAAAAGAAAGACATGCTGGGACTTTAAGGGAATCTGTCAACACTGACAGCGAAGAATAACAAAGCATAACTATGCAGCATGCTGTTAAAGAAATCGAGGGAGTTTGCTTTACTTAAAAGGATGACTCATTTTGAACATCTGACTTTTGATACAaatcacacattaaaatgtacGTGTCTACATTTTAACACAGCATCTGTGTTACAAATCACACTTTTCTAAGCGTGTGTAAGCTGTATACATCGATTTAGTGCTGTTAATAATAAACtgttaataaacacattttttgaggAGTAAAAGGTTACAAAATTCACAACTGACATCATCttcccaaacaaaaacaaaattaatctttgaggaacttttttttaattacatttgagTAAACCATGCACTGACTAATCCTTTCAGCACCATAGaagtcacatttgaaaagccAGAGTACTAGATATTGGgtaaatattaaatgtcatatttttctcAGTAATGGCTTCTCCTGGTGCTGTATCTTTTAAGTGACTGATTGCTAAAGATCAGGTCGCAGCTCATTGGTTTTTTAAGACGCTCCAGCCTGCTTCGCTTTTTATTCACCTACATCAGCTTCGCAGTTTAACACAGGCTTAATTGATCTGCACGCCTCGATATgtcttgctttttaaaaaaaaaaaaaagctgtcgACTCACCACTGTTCCTTCTCCTCGAATGTCTCCCAGGCGCTTAATCAGTCTGATCCGGTCCACGGTCAGTGGGAGTGTGATTCCTTGAGGTCAAGACGGGGAGGTTGTCGACTTGTTTCGGGCTTCCAGGAGAATAGGCGCATGGTGCAATCCACTCATATTCATAAATTTCCGTGTTCGTTCCGGCCCAGCAGAAGCAGGAAGGGACGCCCACTTATAAAGCAATCCTGGAGTTTCAAAACTTGGCTCAGTTCCCCCCTCGCCCCCCACCCCTGATCATAGGAACGCGCTCCGTCTTCCCCGAGGGAGCGGAGATGCGTCGTCTGAACATGACTTCCCAGGCGTCACGGCAGCGTAAACGAGCCGGGCTGTGTCTCCGGGAAGAAAATCGGTTGACGATTTAACCGCGGGAATACAACGTCAGTCATCCTAGACGTGTAGTTGTCGGGAAAATGTAAGAGGAAAGGCGAATTGCAGTAGGTTAAATGctgcagggattttttttttttttattgaattaccGCACAGCTTCCAGGTGTTGGTGAAAGCTATGATAATAAGTCGTTTTCACTACGGTTGGTATCTGTATGAATGCATTTAACTCACACCTGagcattaaaaacacagtttattcCCTCAAATGATCACTGCGCCAACCTCAGTTTGCCCcaaagctgaaaccagaaaaaaaaagtcagtctaACGGTCCGAGCGGCTGCTCaagttttatttgcttttgaaCTCCTACAttatacatttcattaaaatctgCAATTAATCGGCCAGACGGCAGATTAAACAGGTTTCTGACTTCTTAGCTAGTCCAGACTAAGGCTAATAGCCTGAGTGATGGCAGTTAATCGCCTTGATTAATACAGATGTGATTGATGATTAATGTCATTACTATGCCTTCCTAGTTCTTTATATAGCCCTTCGGCGACGTGCACTTTGAGGGGTAATggcttaatttgttttttcttctccgCCTTGTGTTGGCACACTACataaaataatgtgacaaaacacaggaataCACATATGCTTGTGTGAACAAGGTACAAACAATGAtgtattgtttcttttcattatcagtaTAACATTGAAGAAGGAAATACTTGTGTtaaggtgtgtctgtgtgtgtgtgtgtgtgtgtgtgtgtgtgtgtgtgtgtgtgtgtgtgtgaatgtttgtgtgtgtgtgtgtgtgtgtgtgtgtgtgtgtgtctctgtcataggctacttttcAAGTTTtgggtaagtctccaggaaattaatgcaagtctatgtaatgtctCCTAAAGTGACCAAGGTcaacatctgtctgtgtctgtgtgtgtttgatgatcTTCCTCAAGGTATACAAGGATAGGTACttacaaatatataatatataatatacctAGCCAGCTTTAGCCTACCATAGATTTCTTGTGTGGTGCTCTTAATCCATATAAAAACCCcattttcatcaacattatcCAGATAAATCCTTAGGGCATGTAATAGTGACAAGATGTCAAAGTGGTTCCTCTCCAATGTGCAGTAATGCATTTTAACCACATTGGGGAGGAAGAGGCTAATAAAACGGCCTGTTCTTCAAACCGTGGTGGAGGGATTTCATCCAGGTAAAGTTCCACTCATGAACTACATGAACCaccactctgtctctgtctgcacAGCATACCAgcatcacccccccccccaccaccaccaccactggtaaaggtttaattacagctccTATGTACAAGCACACAACGCAACACGTCCTCCTCTCCCTGGTGCCACAGTGTAATTCCTAGATTAAGGTTAACGAGCCTCCCCGACCTTATTGCTGTTATTATGGCTTGGCAGTGGAACAAGACAGCAGAGCTTTTTGGTGGTTGTTCCCTGCATGACTACCAGACATGCTGTGCCATTGCTTGGTATACAGGCTCACACTGTAAAAATCTTTTCACCTACATCCTGTTGTTCGTGGTTTGGGTGTGGATTCAAAAGATTCCACAGCAAGTCACTGAGATTTGTTTTAGTCATGAAATGGAGAGCAGTTTATGTGAGATGTGGTTTGATTCAAAGTATGCTATTAGATACAGTACGTgtaattgtttttacatatattGCATACGCTGTAAGACATCATACAGCAATTTAGCTGAGACAGTCTATCTTTTATCattaacttaatgtaaataCATGAGTTTAATTCAACATTTCGAGTTAATTTGGCTCAAAAATTGTAGTTTTCGTGCAGACGTAAACTTATAAACACGAGTTTATACAAGTTGTGTGACTTAAAATGATGACTTAAATGAATGTACTTCTTAGTGTTTGAATCGGGATAAATATATCAGCatacttcccagcatgcagtgTTTGAGGGTTAAAACTCTGCAGAGACCATTCTTTCttgtaattaaagaaaacatacatAATAGAAACTTGCTGCATCTTTTAATGCGTAGTAcacatattaaaggaatagcCTGACATTTCAGGAAgtatgcttatttgttttcttgccgagagttagatggaTAGAAGGATAGATACCTGTCTCACGCGTGTGcggtaaatataaagctacagccagccgcccgttagcttagtttagcacaaaggctgaaaacaaggggaaacagctagcacgACTCTATCAAAAGTAACTAAATCTTCATGTCTagcttttcccccctttttccccacgctttgtgctaagctaagctaaccagctgcttgCTTTGGCTTTATATTTACCATGCAGACATGAAAGTAGTATCAGACTTAACCACGATGAAGATTAGTATCTACTTCAGTCCCAAACTTCCCAATTTTCTTGAATTTACTCATTAATTAATGAGTTGTTTAGAGCAGCTGTATGCGTTCACTTCTGCAGGAGCACAGACAGCCATGCCCATGTGACAAAGGTACAACTcttcaaactgagaaaatataACTGGGAGGCTAGATTGGACTGTAATGATTGTCGATGTGATTAAACAGCTGGTTATTAAACTTAACCTGCAACAATTCATATTTGGCCACAGTGATAatactgacatatcatcactggcatattatcaccttttaagtaTAGTTAACTTGTCAACATGCATGGATATTGTAGCACCATTATCATAACATTAACGGTAACAAACGGACACAATGAGAGCAGTGAAAGTGAACAGCACATTTGAGTAGTCTAGACAGCTGAATGATGAGGTGAAACTTATTATAAAATTATGAGTCAGAgctgttttaaatttattgaaccttttttctctgcttcagtGAAATTAACTCCgatggttttacattttcacaactCAGGATCCgacttaaaaacaaatgatcCAGGTTTAATTCAGTTATCTCAGCAGGAAAACGTTTGTTCTTGTAAGGACAAGCATAGACTCCCCACGTTGCACTGGCAGTAGTGATGCGCAGCCATAGGCTGTGCACCTGCATCTGGCTACTGCCTGCATGCCACTTGATTCCTTTTCTCAAATCAATTCTTCTGCGTGGCCTCTAAATGGCCCcccaaaaaatttaaaaataatcagataCAGATTCATGCTGGTGATCCCTGATGTTCTTTGCTGCTGCACGGGGCAGTCCAAGGAATTCTTCCTCTCAAGGAATGGTTGTACTTTCAGTCCAGGTgtgcagagacaaagagagggaatgCTGCCAGGACCtcaacagctttttttttttttttttttttaatgggattgCTAGCTATCGCCGTGGAAGAGCTATATAGTCAGAAGTCAGAGTCATGCATTCCTCAGGAAggcaggaagggagggaggtgCCT
Coding sequences within:
- the ptafr gene encoding platelet-activating factor receptor, whose protein sequence is MEMLASTTERAVLTSCSGPTASNSSAFLDSEFRYVLFPVVYGIILILGVFANLYVLFVLHCLRGARAMGEIRIYMTNLTIADLLFVCALPFWIGYYSRGGDWVYTDFMCRLTGSLFFINTYCSILFLGAISVNRYWAVTKPLDAASSDHRCRGITVSMVIWVLTILMAVPYLVSPGTQTTTNVTRCFEGYQNDTDQWKRTVAATHFAIIGMFFVVFFLVVVCNSLIARVLLSQNAPQSECRSTTIVSRKAKRYTETKRPRGVKRRALQMLLTVVGVFVLCFLPHHVIQGFWTLAVLRIPEGWGCVNWDEKTRQMLNDAHQITLLLMGLNCILDPVVYFFATRKFRRFIMDHIQKLRRGKGCSHTVTSQISMDSKNQSQRLQSEQ